Proteins encoded in a region of the Lathamus discolor isolate bLatDis1 chromosome Z, bLatDis1.hap1, whole genome shotgun sequence genome:
- the PLIN2 gene encoding perilipin-2 codes for MALAAIDPQQNIVSRVVNLPLVSSTYDMVSTAYSTTKDNHPYLKSVCEIAEKGVKTITSVAVTSAMPIIQKLEPQIVVANNYACIGLDKIEERLPILNQPTDKVVANAKGVVVGAREAVTTTVSGAKETVAHTITGVMGKTKEAMQDSVEMTKSVVNGSINTVLGSRVLQMVSSGVDSALTKSETLVDQYLPLTEAELEKEAAKVEGFETGVQKPSYYIRLGSLSSKLRARAYQQALNKVNDAKQKSQETISQLHHTVNLIEYARKNMNSANQKLLDAQEKLYQSWVEWKKNTGQNDGDELQSAELIESRTLAIARSLTQQLQTTCLTLVSSLQGLPQNVQDKVYSVGSMAGDVYQSFLSASSFQELSDSFLATSKGQLKKMKESLDDVMDYLVNNTPLNWLVPDFTITDLSSESDDIPNILDLDEDDQQDFSRTNGPYTTGQRAE; via the exons ATGGCATTGGCAGCAATTGATCCACAGCAG AACATTGTATCGAGGGTTGTCAATCTTCCCTTGGTGAGCTCCACCTATGACATGGTGTCCACAGCTTATAGCACTACAAAGGATAACCATCCTTATCTGAAGTCAGTATGTGAGATAGCAGAGAAAGGAGTGAAGACAATTACTTCAGTAGCCGTGACAAGTGCTATGCCTATCATCCAGAAACTGGAACCACAAA ttgTTGTTGCCAACAACTATGCATGTATAGGTCTAGACAAAATTGAGGAGAGACTGCCTATACTGAATCAACCCACTGACAAG GTTGTTGCCAATGCCAAGGGTGTAGTTGTTggagccagagaagctgtaacAACCACTGTGTCTGGTGCCAAGGAAACTGTTGCTCACACGATCACTGGGGTTATGGGCAAGACTAAAGAAGCAATGCAAGACAGTGTAGAAATGACCAAGTCAGTTGTCAATGGCAGCATTAACACTGTGCTGGGAAGTCGTGTGTTGCAAATGGTGAGCAGTGGAGTGGACAGTGCTCTTACTAAATCGGAGACCCTTGTAGACCAGTATCTCCCACTTACAGAAGCAGAA CtagagaaagaagcagcaaaagttGAAGGGTTTGAAACTGGAGTTCAAAAGCCAAGCTACTACATTAGACTAGGATCCCTGTCTTCAAAGCTCCGTGCACGTGCCTACCAACAAGCCTTAAACAAAGTCAATGATGCTAAGCAGAAGAGTCAGGAGACCATCTCTCAGCTTCACCACACTGTTAATCTG ATCGAGTATGCCAGAAAGAACATGAATAGTGCCAATCAGAAACTTCTTGATGCTCAGGAAAAGCTGTATCAATCCTGGgtagaatggaagaaaaatacaggcCAAAATGATGGTGATGAACTGCAGAGCGCTGAG CTTATTGAGTCAAGAACTCTAGCTATAGCACGGAGCCTCACTCAGCAGCTTCAGACCACCTGCCTCACACTGGTTTCAAGCCTTCAGGGGCTACCACAGAATGTGCAGGATAAGGTTTACAGTGTTGGGTCAATGGCAGGTGATGTCTACCAGAGTTTTCTGTCTGCATCTTCCTTCCAAGAATTATCAGACAGCTTTCTTGCCACTAGCAAAGGacaactgaagaaaatgaaggagtCTCTGGATGATGTGATGGATTATCTTGTAAACAACACACCGCTGAACTGGCTG